From a single Candidatus Izimaplasma bacterium HR1 genomic region:
- the ytrB_3 gene encoding ABC transporter ATP-binding protein YtrB — protein MINVQDLTKKYGKEKGITDFNFHFEKGNVYGLIGPNGAGKTTLIKLLVNFINKDKGSISKNFEDNTRLNNISYMPDFDMLVSGSVKKNIEFFNLTYKDLDLEVLDNILEKFEIEKDGKVKNLSTGKSKAFRFALCVSRKVKVYILDEPFSGIDVITRTDIVENIISVIDIEESVVIVSSHELHDMDQLLDYVLLIDKSHLLITKSVEEIKEEKNESLYTWFIETVKSNKKK, from the coding sequence ATGATTAACGTACAAGATTTGACAAAAAAATACGGAAAAGAAAAAGGGATAACAGATTTTAACTTTCATTTTGAAAAAGGAAATGTATATGGACTTATTGGACCAAATGGGGCTGGTAAAACAACATTGATTAAATTGTTAGTTAATTTCATTAATAAAGATAAAGGTTCAATTAGTAAGAATTTTGAGGATAATACAAGATTAAATAATATAAGCTACATGCCTGATTTTGATATGTTGGTTTCTGGTTCTGTTAAAAAAAATATTGAGTTTTTTAATCTAACATATAAAGACTTAGATTTAGAAGTTTTAGATAATATATTAGAAAAATTCGAAATTGAAAAAGATGGGAAAGTAAAGAATCTATCAACTGGAAAATCAAAAGCATTTAGATTCGCACTTTGTGTTTCTAGAAAAGTGAAAGTCTATATTCTAGATGAACCGTTTAGTGGTATTGATGTAATCACTAGAACTGATATTGTTGAAAATATTATTAGTGTAATTGATATAGAAGAAAGTGTTGTTATCGTTTCGTCACATGAACTTCACGATATGGATCAATTATTAGATTACGTATTACTAATTGATAAATCACATTTATTGATTACTAAAAGTGTTGAAGAAATAAAAGAAGAAAAGAATGAATCATTATATACATGGTTTATTGAAACAGTGAAAAGCAACAAGAAAAAATAA
- the pepA_2 gene encoding Glutamyl aminopeptidase: MDKLYRDLVDLPGAPSFEAPVKAYMKKNLEPYVEEILEDRLGSIFGVINKGSKGPKVMVAGHMDEVGAIVTGIEKSGLVSISSLGGVHGDVFLSQHFNIITDDLEKIPCVTASKPPHLSRGAKPDGKIAFNDLKLDIGADDKEHAEKLGIKIGQQVIPHNNYTVSKDGKKIFSKAWDDRFGCGMSLEIARDIKKEDLDCELYVGATVQEEVGLRGAKTAAGLIKPDVFIAIDCSPCADSFGGDDVSGKIGEGFLVRFYDPSAIMHQGMKEFIINAAEEDGIKYQYYKSMGGTDAARVQLTNGGTLVATIGMPARYIHSTTSMISTDDYKEVKKIAYKIIKMFNNETVEQIKKNV; the protein is encoded by the coding sequence GTGGACAAACTATACAGAGATTTAGTAGATTTACCAGGTGCTCCTAGTTTTGAAGCACCAGTTAAAGCTTATATGAAGAAAAATCTAGAACCATATGTTGAAGAAATATTAGAAGATAGATTAGGTAGTATCTTTGGTGTTATCAATAAAGGTTCTAAGGGACCTAAAGTAATGGTTGCAGGACATATGGATGAAGTTGGAGCTATTGTTACTGGAATTGAGAAATCAGGACTTGTCTCAATTTCTAGTCTTGGCGGAGTACACGGTGATGTATTCTTATCACAACATTTCAATATCATCACTGATGACTTAGAAAAAATTCCTTGTGTAACGGCTTCGAAACCGCCACATTTATCAAGAGGTGCAAAACCTGATGGTAAAATTGCCTTTAATGATTTAAAATTAGATATAGGCGCAGATGATAAAGAACATGCTGAAAAACTAGGAATTAAGATCGGCCAACAAGTTATTCCACATAATAACTACACTGTTTCTAAAGATGGAAAGAAAATCTTTAGTAAAGCATGGGACGATCGTTTTGGTTGCGGTATGAGTTTAGAAATCGCTAGAGATATTAAAAAAGAAGATTTAGACTGTGAATTATATGTTGGAGCTACCGTTCAAGAAGAAGTAGGATTAAGAGGAGCTAAAACAGCAGCAGGACTAATTAAACCAGATGTATTTATTGCTATCGATTGTTCACCTTGCGCAGATTCCTTTGGTGGAGACGATGTTAGTGGTAAAATAGGAGAGGGGTTCTTAGTTAGATTCTATGATCCTAGTGCTATTATGCATCAAGGTATGAAAGAGTTTATTATTAATGCCGCTGAAGAAGACGGGATTAAATACCAATATTATAAATCAATGGGTGGAACTGACGCAGCTCGTGTCCAGTTAACTAATGGTGGAACACTAGTAGCTACAATTGGTATGCCAGCGAGATATATCCATTCAACAACTTCGATGATTTCAACAGACGATTATAAAGAAGTGAAAAAAATCGCCTATAAAATTATCAAAATGTTCAACAATGAAACTGTTGAGCAAATCAAAAAAAACGTTTAA
- a CDS encoding Bacterial regulatory protein, gntR family, producing the protein MNYIKNKPIYIQIAHDLILKVLNEEIKRATLLPSVRELSVTYKVTPKTIQSVTKYLDDNKVINRKPGVGSVITNDIEVVKELHFKHGLENTKEYLEYMKTLLYSDDEISKYIAKLTKEDI; encoded by the coding sequence ATGAATTATATCAAAAATAAACCGATATATATTCAAATCGCCCATGATCTTATATTGAAAGTATTAAATGAGGAAATAAAAAGAGCAACTTTATTACCAAGTGTTAGAGAGTTAAGTGTTACTTATAAAGTTACACCAAAAACAATCCAATCAGTAACAAAATACTTAGATGATAATAAAGTAATAAACCGTAAACCTGGTGTAGGAAGTGTTATTACCAATGATATAGAGGTAGTTAAAGAACTACACTTTAAACATGGTTTAGAGAATACAAAAGAATATCTTGAGTATATGAAAACATTACTGTACTCAGATGATGAGATATCAAAATACATCGCAAAGTTAACTAAGGAGGATATATAG
- the rpfG_5 gene encoding Cyclic di-GMP phosphodiesterase response regulator RpfG: MTDDYYKKLLDSVDFAVAEHEIIYDETGNPVDYRFLYVNGAFCMSLNMKEEDIIGKTVYEILPGTEISWVERYNNVVVTGVSTNFINFAAALDQYFSVFAYKSKDKCFVTSFKNITSFVKAGTPQVKNEIISNLFSSGKTAYFEFDIKKKKFDYSDTLKEIIGMDIVSYKDYIDVFVKYAHPADKKRVDKIIDTLFSGEKDEIAMQIRFYNQVKKEYVWISYFAYIEKRYRNVPVLIKGLVKDIDKEKHQILENERMNKLFLETRKIANITTFYYSFINKKFNSSKEFSEFLGVEEIEILDDVRRTVHPEDLELYDASTSEIQFKKTGIVSNYRIIKNDKVRYIQSSVFGEYDESGKISGVFGILKDISEVEESKRDIEYFANHDVLTGLFNRNNFEIYNKTFDNQIGVGVLICDVDGLKLINDAFGHIEGDELLVSLAKTLKDVAGTENVFRIGGDEFVIILNDANEDIMLKMEQDIKKEILSFRLHSVGFDASIGYSFIEEDKTFEEAFRIAENLMYRRKLTERKSRKSTALSTIMQTMHEKTEETEEHCQRVGELSAQLLRLSGKKREHEVEEIKLVANVHDIGKISISDKILNKPSKLNASEYEAIKYHSESGYKIISNIIDNEDIAIAVLYHHEKYDGTGYPHGLKGENIPLYSRILSICDAFDAMISNRVYRDALSKKQALKEIKRNAGTQFDPVLVERFLKIV; the protein is encoded by the coding sequence ATGACCGATGATTACTATAAGAAATTACTAGATTCCGTTGATTTTGCAGTTGCAGAACACGAAATAATCTATGATGAGACTGGGAATCCAGTCGATTATAGATTTCTTTATGTGAATGGTGCATTTTGCATGAGCTTAAATATGAAAGAAGAAGATATAATTGGAAAGACTGTTTATGAAATACTCCCAGGTACTGAAATTAGTTGGGTAGAGCGATACAATAACGTTGTAGTAACAGGAGTATCAACTAACTTTATTAACTTCGCTGCTGCATTAGATCAATACTTCAGTGTCTTTGCGTATAAATCCAAAGACAAGTGTTTTGTAACAAGTTTTAAAAACATAACTAGTTTTGTAAAAGCTGGTACCCCTCAAGTGAAAAATGAAATTATATCGAATCTATTTAGTAGTGGGAAGACTGCCTATTTTGAGTTTGATATAAAGAAAAAGAAATTTGATTATAGTGATACTTTAAAAGAAATTATTGGGATGGATATTGTGAGTTATAAAGACTACATTGATGTCTTTGTTAAATATGCTCACCCTGCCGATAAAAAAAGGGTAGATAAAATTATAGATACACTTTTCTCTGGTGAAAAAGATGAAATAGCAATGCAAATTCGTTTTTATAATCAAGTAAAAAAAGAATATGTATGGATTAGCTATTTTGCATATATTGAAAAAAGATATCGTAATGTCCCTGTATTAATCAAGGGTCTAGTAAAAGACATAGATAAAGAAAAACATCAGATACTAGAAAATGAAAGAATGAATAAATTGTTCTTAGAAACAAGGAAAATTGCTAATATTACAACTTTCTATTACTCATTCATTAATAAAAAGTTTAATTCATCAAAAGAATTCTCAGAATTCCTTGGTGTAGAAGAAATAGAGATTCTCGATGATGTTAGAAGAACAGTCCATCCTGAAGACTTAGAACTGTATGATGCATCAACTTCTGAGATTCAGTTCAAAAAAACTGGAATAGTATCGAATTACAGAATTATTAAAAATGATAAAGTCAGATACATTCAATCATCGGTATTTGGTGAATATGATGAATCTGGTAAAATTTCCGGAGTCTTTGGAATTTTAAAAGATATTTCAGAAGTAGAAGAAAGTAAAAGAGATATTGAGTATTTTGCAAACCATGATGTTTTAACTGGTTTGTTTAATAGAAATAATTTTGAGATTTATAATAAAACTTTTGATAATCAAATAGGTGTTGGTGTATTAATCTGTGATGTTGATGGATTAAAACTCATAAATGACGCCTTTGGACATATTGAAGGAGATGAACTACTTGTCTCACTAGCTAAAACTCTAAAAGATGTTGCTGGGACTGAAAATGTCTTCCGAATTGGGGGAGACGAATTTGTAATTATTTTAAACGATGCAAATGAAGATATTATGTTAAAGATGGAACAAGACATTAAAAAAGAAATCTTAAGTTTCCGTTTACATAGTGTTGGTTTTGACGCTAGTATAGGTTATAGTTTTATTGAAGAAGATAAAACATTTGAAGAAGCCTTTAGGATTGCTGAAAACCTAATGTATCGAAGAAAACTAACCGAAAGAAAAAGCCGAAAATCAACAGCTTTATCAACAATAATGCAAACAATGCATGAAAAGACAGAAGAAACTGAAGAACACTGTCAAAGAGTTGGTGAATTATCTGCTCAGTTATTACGTTTATCTGGTAAAAAACGTGAACATGAAGTTGAAGAAATAAAACTAGTTGCTAATGTTCATGATATTGGTAAAATATCAATTAGTGATAAGATTTTAAACAAACCTAGTAAATTAAATGCTTCTGAATATGAAGCAATTAAATATCATAGTGAATCAGGATATAAAATCATCTCCAATATTATAGATAATGAAGATATTGCTATCGCAGTATTATATCATCATGAAAAATATGATGGGACTGGTTATCCTCACGGGTTAAAAGGTGAAAACATCCCATTGTATTCAAGAATATTATCTATTTGTGATGCATTTGACGCGATGATTTCCAATAGGGTATATCGAGATGCTTTAAGTAAGAAACAAGCACTAAAAGAAATAAAACGAAATGCAGGAACACAGTTTGATCCAGTATTAGTAGAACGATTCTTAAAAATAGTATAA
- the panT gene encoding Pantothenate transporter PanT has protein sequence MTNTRTKEIALTGVFGAIILVMALIPWLGYIQIGLVSLTIIHIPVLIGGAAGGKRVSIYLGLIFGLSSLMIALLRPVLPSDFVFQNPLVSVLPRLLFGYVAYLLYEFFNKKISNNLVATMISFVLATVAHTIMVLVMFWIFGIDNAALTGIFGFIWGILLSNGFFEAIIAAIIGAPIANRLFVYLRKE, from the coding sequence ATGACAAACACAAGAACAAAAGAAATTGCCTTAACGGGTGTTTTCGGAGCTATTATTTTAGTAATGGCTTTAATACCATGGCTAGGATATATTCAAATTGGATTAGTATCACTAACAATTATCCATATCCCAGTCTTAATAGGTGGAGCAGCAGGAGGAAAAAGAGTAAGTATTTACTTAGGACTAATCTTTGGTTTATCAAGTCTAATGATCGCGTTACTTAGACCAGTATTACCATCTGATTTTGTTTTCCAAAATCCCCTAGTTTCTGTTTTACCAAGATTATTATTTGGTTATGTTGCTTATTTACTGTATGAATTTTTCAACAAAAAAATAAGTAATAACTTAGTAGCTACAATGATTAGTTTTGTATTAGCTACAGTCGCTCATACTATTATGGTATTAGTAATGTTTTGGATCTTTGGAATTGATAATGCCGCATTAACTGGTATCTTCGGATTTATCTGGGGAATTTTACTTTCAAATGGATTCTTTGAAGCAATTATTGCTGCCATCATTGGTGCACCAATCGCCAACAGACTATTCGTATACTTAAGAAAAGAGTGA
- the coaX gene encoding Type III pantothenate kinase — MIILVDIGNSNIVVTRHDGADFSTMYRYNTDKTKSVDEYFVILKDIIFDAKAFVISSVVPELNIIFKNLVQKYLNLDAMFIGPGVKTGIKIITDNPKEVGSDIVSSAAAVTENYSKNAIVVDMGTATTFTLIEEKVIKGVAICAGLVTQKNAVVGNASQLSQFEFRTPTKALGSNTIDALNSGLIFGNSEMIKGMVKRIKQSTKKDVEVIITGGASRFVKDVLQTENFIFDDLLLLKGLLVIYNKNK, encoded by the coding sequence ATGATTATTTTAGTTGATATTGGCAATTCTAATATCGTCGTAACAAGACATGATGGTGCAGACTTTAGCACAATGTACCGTTATAACACCGACAAAACAAAATCAGTAGATGAGTATTTTGTTATTTTAAAAGATATCATCTTTGATGCCAAAGCATTTGTTATTTCAAGTGTTGTTCCTGAATTAAATATTATCTTCAAAAACTTAGTCCAAAAATATTTAAACTTAGACGCAATGTTTATTGGTCCGGGTGTTAAAACTGGGATTAAGATTATTACCGATAACCCAAAAGAAGTTGGTAGTGATATCGTAAGTAGCGCAGCAGCTGTTACTGAAAACTATTCAAAAAACGCAATAGTTGTTGATATGGGTACTGCTACAACATTTACTTTGATTGAAGAAAAAGTTATAAAAGGTGTCGCGATTTGTGCTGGGTTAGTAACTCAAAAAAATGCAGTAGTTGGAAATGCTTCTCAATTATCACAATTTGAATTTAGAACACCAACAAAAGCACTTGGTTCAAATACAATTGATGCTTTAAACTCAGGACTTATTTTTGGAAACAGTGAAATGATTAAAGGTATGGTAAAGAGAATTAAACAATCAACCAAAAAAGATGTGGAAGTAATTATTACAGGTGGAGCTTCAAGATTTGTAAAAGATGTACTACAAACAGAAAACTTTATCTTTGATGATCTATTATTACTAAAAGGATTATTAGTAATCTACAACAAGAATAAATAA
- the trmB gene encoding tRNA (guanine-N(7)-)-methyltransferase, producing the protein MRLRYVKNARELIENNPEYIIDNTDNKKLDLNKMFKSNQPLHLEIGMGKGQFVYTLAKQNPHINYIGIEKFDSAIVKALLKILDEPLDNLYLLRADAIDLKELLDVNTVERVYLNFSDPWPKDRHQKRRLTSKRFLAYYEDLLVKNGEVHFKTDNIVFFDYSVESIKEYPMNIKYLSYDLHQENVENIMTEFEEKFSQKGFKINKIICTFKEEK; encoded by the coding sequence ATGAGACTAAGATATGTAAAGAATGCTCGAGAGTTAATTGAAAATAACCCAGAGTATATTATAGACAACACAGATAACAAGAAACTAGATTTAAACAAAATGTTTAAAAGCAATCAACCCCTCCATTTAGAAATTGGAATGGGTAAAGGACAATTTGTTTATACTTTAGCCAAACAAAATCCCCATATAAATTATATTGGGATTGAAAAATTTGATAGTGCCATTGTCAAAGCATTACTAAAAATATTGGATGAACCATTAGATAATTTATACTTATTACGTGCTGACGCTATCGATTTAAAAGAATTATTAGACGTTAACACAGTTGAACGAGTATATTTGAATTTTAGTGATCCTTGGCCTAAAGACCGCCACCAAAAAAGAAGGCTAACTTCTAAAAGATTCTTAGCTTATTATGAAGACTTATTAGTTAAAAATGGTGAAGTTCACTTTAAGACGGATAATATAGTATTCTTTGATTATTCAGTTGAAAGTATTAAGGAATACCCAATGAATATTAAATATTTATCTTATGATTTACATCAAGAAAATGTTGAAAACATTATGACTGAATTTGAAGAAAAATTCAGCCAAAAAGGATTTAAAATAAATAAAATAATTTGTACTTTCAAGGAGGAAAAATAG
- the ydaF_3 gene encoding Putative ribosomal N-acetyltransferase YdaF, whose translation MIQPSLEYLKDLPIKDLGDIVLRPVLYEDYKDIYKYGSDEKVTRTLMWDTFKDLSEAIYSVKNVFLNRPEKGVPSAYAIVFKENSQMIGTCDIFKINWDTLVGEIGYVLNRDYWGRGYMTLTCKALLELGFNYLKLNKINIGHMIGNTGSRRVIEKCGFKYIKNKVHPKSKIEVKEYEMTKEDYQLLK comes from the coding sequence GTGATACAACCAAGTTTAGAGTATTTAAAAGATTTGCCAATCAAAGACTTAGGAGATATTGTTTTGAGACCTGTCCTTTATGAAGATTATAAAGACATATATAAATACGGTAGTGATGAAAAAGTAACGAGAACACTAATGTGGGATACATTTAAAGATTTAAGTGAGGCAATATATTCTGTGAAGAATGTATTTCTAAATCGCCCTGAAAAAGGAGTTCCTAGCGCTTACGCTATTGTCTTCAAAGAAAACAGTCAAATGATCGGAACTTGTGATATCTTTAAAATCAACTGGGATACATTAGTTGGTGAAATAGGATATGTGCTAAATAGAGATTATTGGGGTAGAGGTTATATGACATTAACTTGTAAAGCTTTGTTAGAACTTGGCTTCAACTACCTTAAACTTAATAAAATTAATATCGGACATATGATAGGTAATACAGGATCTAGAAGAGTTATTGAAAAGTGTGGTTTTAAGTATATTAAGAATAAGGTTCATCCGAAAAGCAAAATAGAAGTAAAGGAATATGAAATGACAAAAGAGGATTATCAATTGCTAAAATAA
- the rbsK gene encoding Ribokinase, whose protein sequence is MKTIKDVAKKAGVGVSTVSRYLNKKGYVSVGASKKIVAAMEELQYYPNAAAQSIKSKKSNTVALLIPSISNAFFPELAENIEHSLNERGYKMILCNVNENREKEENYIDMIISNRIDGVISSTGYISQRLLDCGIPIVSTDRMDIKNTSVVCVTSDHYGGAVKAVHHLINSGCKKIVHLHGDFNVETAVIRNKAFIDVCSSEGIEYETISVKSDYDIEYIKSFDGVFVWADIEAIKFMNKCFEKNIKVPEDIQVIGFDNIAISKLVYPKLTTISQSISGLGQKAADVLVRLMESEESDFDNIVLETKLKKRGTTKGGKKMDIVVIGSINTDMVTETFKFPKTGETIIGNTFNMLHGGKGANQAVCASRLGAKVNFIGCVGNDANGNESIANFKDNKVNTKYIKKIDGVPTGVAMITVAEQDNSIVIVQGANGEVTKEVVNENLAVIENADLVLLQLEIPFETVEYVIDFCYKKGIKTILNPAPARDISIDLIEKVTYITPNETECAELFDLNYEECLKKYPNKLIVTKGANGVDFYNGEEIINIPSHKVNVVDTTGAGDSFNGALSVGIVNGMKLQDAIEYGNKVASMAVQKLGAQTSMPFKEEVK, encoded by the coding sequence ATGAAAACCATTAAAGATGTAGCTAAGAAAGCAGGCGTTGGAGTATCGACTGTTTCTAGATACTTAAATAAAAAAGGGTATGTATCAGTTGGGGCTTCTAAAAAGATAGTTGCAGCGATGGAAGAGTTGCAATATTATCCAAACGCAGCAGCACAATCTATTAAAAGTAAAAAATCTAATACTGTTGCCTTATTAATACCAAGTATTTCAAATGCCTTTTTTCCAGAACTTGCAGAAAACATCGAGCATAGTTTAAATGAACGTGGTTATAAAATGATTTTATGTAATGTAAATGAAAATAGAGAAAAAGAGGAAAATTATATTGATATGATTATATCAAATCGTATCGATGGTGTTATATCTAGTACGGGTTATATTTCACAACGGTTACTTGATTGTGGAATACCTATTGTATCAACCGATAGAATGGATATAAAAAACACTTCAGTTGTTTGTGTAACAAGTGATCATTATGGTGGAGCTGTTAAGGCAGTTCATCATTTAATAAATAGTGGATGTAAAAAAATAGTTCATCTTCATGGTGATTTCAATGTTGAAACTGCTGTTATTAGAAATAAAGCTTTTATCGATGTTTGTTCTAGTGAAGGAATTGAATATGAAACAATTTCCGTTAAAAGTGATTACGATATCGAATATATAAAATCCTTTGATGGTGTCTTTGTATGGGCAGACATTGAAGCGATTAAATTTATGAATAAATGTTTTGAAAAAAACATCAAAGTTCCAGAAGATATTCAGGTTATCGGTTTTGATAATATTGCAATATCTAAACTTGTTTATCCTAAACTTACAACTATTTCACAATCGATTTCTGGTTTAGGACAAAAAGCAGCAGATGTATTAGTTAGATTGATGGAATCAGAGGAGTCTGATTTTGATAATATTGTATTAGAGACAAAACTTAAAAAACGAGGTACTACTAAAGGAGGTAAAAAGATGGATATAGTTGTCATAGGTAGTATTAATACCGATATGGTAACAGAAACCTTCAAATTCCCTAAAACCGGGGAAACAATTATAGGAAACACCTTTAACATGCTACATGGTGGTAAAGGGGCTAATCAAGCAGTATGTGCTTCTAGATTAGGTGCAAAAGTAAACTTTATTGGTTGTGTTGGAAACGACGCAAATGGAAACGAATCTATTGCTAATTTCAAAGATAATAAAGTTAACACTAAGTACATTAAAAAGATTGATGGGGTACCAACTGGTGTCGCAATGATCACTGTAGCTGAACAGGATAATTCAATAGTTATCGTTCAAGGAGCAAACGGTGAAGTAACAAAAGAAGTAGTAAATGAGAATTTGGCGGTTATTGAAAACGCAGATTTAGTTTTATTACAACTAGAAATTCCTTTTGAAACAGTAGAGTATGTTATTGATTTTTGTTACAAAAAAGGAATTAAAACAATTTTAAATCCAGCACCAGCAAGAGATATTTCAATTGATTTAATTGAGAAAGTAACTTACATTACTCCAAATGAAACTGAATGTGCTGAATTATTTGATTTAAACTATGAAGAGTGTTTAAAGAAATACCCAAATAAACTGATCGTTACTAAAGGTGCGAATGGTGTTGATTTCTACAATGGTGAAGAAATCATAAACATCCCTTCACATAAAGTAAACGTTGTCGATACAACAGGAGCTGGTGATTCATTCAATGGAGCACTAAGTGTTGGAATCGTAAATGGTATGAAGTTACAAGATGCAATCGAATATGGAAACAAAGTTGCTTCAATGGCTGTCCAAAAATTAGGTGCACAAACTTCTATGCCTTTCAAGGAGGAAGTAAAATGA
- a CDS encoding Putative dipeptidase has translation MNFYELVLSKKEEILERTKQLLRIPSVLEKFDPNSETPFGKNINDALTYMINLAQEDEFITKNINNYAAHIEYGSGKEILGILCHLDVVPVGDGWTNPPFSPVIKEGKLYARGSGDDKGPTMAAYFALKLLKEMDFKSDKRIRIILGTDEETAWRGIDEYFKTEQMPDIGFAPDASFPLIYGEKGIYSFDVTGKTTDTDLVTFKAGDRYNVVPDYAECTLRVDLKEEFRKYLSFNGLKGEIKDGKYIVHGKRAHAMQPNLGINAAFILAQFLNEHIDNDFIKYINEFLSFDHLGEKLNVDHFDDEMKDFTMNPAVFEYIKQEFKIGINCRYPKGWDKESAKINLDASVRKYKFKFKILDDMPIHYVSKDDELVQTLHQAYIKYTGDNESELITIGGGTYSRSLKKAVAFGPNMPGRKDTAHQIDEYIFVEDLLKATAIYMEAIYQLCKK, from the coding sequence TAGTGTTTTAGAGAAATTTGATCCTAACAGTGAAACACCATTTGGTAAGAATATAAATGATGCTTTAACTTATATGATTAACCTAGCACAAGAAGATGAATTCATAACAAAAAACATAAATAACTATGCAGCCCATATCGAATATGGTAGTGGGAAAGAAATCTTAGGTATTTTATGTCATTTAGACGTTGTACCGGTAGGTGATGGATGGACGAATCCTCCATTTAGCCCGGTTATAAAAGAAGGTAAATTATATGCCCGTGGTTCTGGAGATGATAAAGGTCCAACTATGGCAGCTTATTTTGCCCTAAAGTTATTAAAAGAGATGGACTTCAAAAGTGATAAAAGAATTAGAATTATCTTAGGAACTGATGAAGAAACGGCATGGCGTGGAATCGATGAATATTTTAAAACTGAGCAGATGCCAGATATCGGGTTTGCACCAGATGCATCATTCCCATTAATTTACGGGGAAAAAGGAATTTATTCATTTGATGTCACTGGTAAAACAACTGACACAGATTTAGTGACATTTAAAGCAGGGGATAGATATAATGTTGTACCTGACTATGCTGAGTGTACCTTGCGTGTTGATTTAAAAGAAGAATTTAGGAAATATCTATCTTTTAATGGTCTTAAAGGTGAAATTAAAGATGGTAAATATATCGTTCATGGTAAGAGAGCACATGCTATGCAACCGAATTTAGGTATTAATGCTGCATTTATTTTAGCTCAATTTTTAAATGAACACATTGATAATGATTTTATAAAATATATCAATGAATTCTTATCGTTTGATCATTTAGGAGAAAAGTTGAATGTTGACCACTTTGATGATGAAATGAAGGATTTTACAATGAATCCTGCAGTATTTGAGTATATCAAACAAGAGTTTAAAATTGGAATAAACTGTCGCTATCCTAAAGGTTGGGATAAGGAGAGTGCTAAAATCAATTTAGATGCAAGTGTTAGAAAATATAAATTCAAATTCAAAATATTAGATGATATGCCTATACATTATGTTTCGAAAGATGATGAACTTGTACAAACTTTACACCAAGCATATATTAAATATACAGGTGACAATGAATCAGAATTGATTACTATTGGTGGTGGAACTTATTCAAGGAGCCTTAAAAAGGCAGTTGCATTTGGACCTAATATGCCTGGTAGGAAAGATACAGCACATCAAATAGATGAATATATCTTTGTTGAGGACCTGTTAAAGGCCACAGCTATCTACATGGAAGCGATATATCAATTGTGTAAAAAGTAA